The Sphingomicrobium sp. genome has a window encoding:
- a CDS encoding TraB/GumN family protein — protein sequence MLKSVLHRALSALGLATLLVGAPAASKTPQAQPALWEVSDHDTTIYLFGTIHLLPKDYQWRTSKFDQALNGSQELVVETVIDEKDPGKLMAAIASLGFAEGLPPLAERVPAEKRAALQAAIARTKMPPAAFDRMKTWTAAFLLMGDQFKDMGLKGGDGVEAVLRNKFLSEGKSVGELESNVEQLTFFNALPEGAQRALLEGALEPAQGGMDKQFSAMLRAWASGDVSAVAKTFDQDMSSTPDLQKILIAERNQNWSRWIGKRMAQPGAVMVAVGAGHLAGKYSLVSMLKRDGYRVRRLQ from the coding sequence ATGCTGAAATCCGTTCTCCACCGGGCGCTGTCCGCGCTTGGGCTCGCGACCCTCCTCGTCGGCGCGCCGGCCGCGTCGAAAACGCCTCAGGCGCAACCCGCGCTGTGGGAAGTGTCCGACCATGACACGACCATCTACCTGTTCGGCACCATCCACCTGCTGCCGAAGGATTACCAATGGCGCACGTCCAAGTTCGACCAGGCACTGAACGGATCGCAGGAGTTGGTGGTCGAGACGGTGATCGACGAGAAGGATCCGGGCAAGCTGATGGCCGCGATCGCCAGCCTCGGTTTTGCCGAGGGCTTGCCGCCCCTCGCTGAACGCGTCCCCGCGGAGAAGCGAGCCGCGCTTCAGGCGGCGATCGCCAGGACCAAGATGCCTCCGGCGGCGTTCGACCGCATGAAGACCTGGACCGCCGCCTTCCTGCTGATGGGCGACCAATTCAAGGATATGGGTCTCAAAGGCGGCGATGGCGTGGAAGCGGTGCTGCGCAACAAGTTCCTGTCGGAAGGCAAGTCGGTCGGCGAGCTCGAGAGCAATGTCGAACAGCTGACCTTCTTCAACGCCCTTCCCGAAGGTGCGCAGCGCGCTCTCCTCGAAGGCGCGCTAGAGCCGGCGCAAGGGGGCATGGACAAGCAATTCTCGGCGATGCTCAGGGCCTGGGCGTCTGGCGACGTGAGTGCAGTGGCCAAGACCTTCGACCAGGACATGTCCTCGACCCCCGACCTCCAGAAGATCCTGATTGCCGAGCGCAACCAGAATTGGAGCCGCTGGATCGGCAAGCGCATGGCGCAGCCGGGTGCAGTGATGGTCGCCGTCGGGGCCGGCCATCTGGCAGGGAAATATTCGCTGGTGTCGATGCTGAAGCGCGACGGCTATCGCGTGCGTCGGCTCCAATAG
- a CDS encoding glycine--tRNA ligase subunit alpha: MSLSFQDLILTLHRYWGEQGCAILQPYDMEMGAGTFHPATVLRALGPKPWKAAYVQPCRRPTDGRYGENPNRLGHYYQYQVVLKPSPENLQQLYLGSLTEIGIDPLEHDIRFVEDDWESPTLGAWGLGWEVWCDGMEVTQFTYFQQVGGFECRPVTGELTYGLERLAMYIQGVDNVYDLRFNNEGVTYGDVFLENEREASEYNFEVADTDRLFDGFRKAVAECELCIERQLPIPAYEQAIKASHLFNTLQARGVISVAERQAYIGRVRDLAKAACGAWVEKAA, from the coding sequence TTGAGCCTGAGTTTCCAGGACCTGATCCTTACCCTCCACCGCTATTGGGGCGAGCAGGGATGCGCGATCCTTCAGCCCTATGACATGGAGATGGGCGCGGGGACTTTCCATCCCGCGACGGTGCTTCGCGCGCTTGGCCCGAAGCCATGGAAGGCGGCCTACGTGCAGCCGTGCCGCAGGCCGACCGACGGCCGCTATGGCGAGAACCCCAACCGCCTCGGCCATTATTATCAGTATCAGGTGGTGCTGAAGCCGAGCCCGGAGAACCTTCAGCAGCTCTACCTGGGTAGCCTGACCGAGATCGGCATCGACCCGCTGGAGCACGACATCCGCTTCGTCGAGGACGACTGGGAAAGCCCGACACTTGGCGCCTGGGGCTTAGGTTGGGAGGTGTGGTGCGACGGCATGGAAGTGACTCAGTTCACTTACTTCCAGCAGGTCGGCGGGTTCGAATGCCGGCCGGTTACCGGCGAGCTGACGTACGGCCTCGAGCGGCTCGCAATGTACATCCAGGGCGTCGACAACGTTTACGACCTCAGGTTTAACAATGAGGGCGTCACCTACGGTGATGTGTTCCTCGAGAATGAGCGCGAGGCTTCCGAGTATAATTTCGAGGTCGCCGACACCGACCGGCTATTCGACGGCTTCCGCAAGGCGGTCGCCGAGTGCGAGCTTTGCATCGAGCGCCAGCTGCCGATCCCGGCCTATGAGCAGGCGATCAAGGCCAGCCACCTGTTCAACACGCTTCAGGCGCGCGGCGTCATCAGCGTTGCCGAGCGCCAGGCCTATATCGGCCGCGTCCGGGACCTCGCGAAGGCGGCATGTGGCGCGTGGGTTGAGAAGGCTGCCTGA
- the glyS gene encoding glycine--tRNA ligase subunit beta, translating into MADFLLELLSEEIPARMQATARNELARMFAECTSEAGLATGAIDVFSTPRRLALIARDVAEQTQASREEIKGPRTSAPPQALDGFLRKTGLSQDQLEEREGVYFAVVERPGRGAAEILGEAIARIVANFPWQKSMRWGAGSMRWVRPLHSIVAMIGEEIVPVEVEGVTSGATTVGHRFHHPGPITLGGASDYLQKLRACHVIVDHEERERIIRDGADAAATARGLTLLADEGLVVENAGLTEWPVPLIGEFDPEFLEVPREVIVLTMRTNQKYFACTASDGGLAAAFVCVANIEASDGGKAIVEGNKRVLAARLSDARFFWEQDLKVPLEQQAQKLSGIVFHEKLGTVADKVERIAKLARWLAESGAVHADPDEVERAARLAKADLVTGMVGEFPELQGVIGGYVAETQGESSSVAAAVRDHYKPAGQGDDPPTAPATIAVALADKLDSIATFFSVGLKPTGSKDPFALRRAAIGCIEIITSNRLRLPLTEALRGALANRAGQGSDAEAVHRLDGTAVDLLEFFADRLKVQQRGAGVRHDLIDAVFALGGEDDLVRLLARVQALQAFVTTGEGADLLTAYKRAANILKKEDWSGPQVMSSRAEQGIPQTGEEDPLVLVDDPILGDAIAEMAAGHAGADLPQEQALIDALDAAEPRAIEAIQQEDFTAAMGALALLRKPIDDFFDHVTVNDPDPAKRERRLNLLTRFRDAVNQVADFSKIEG; encoded by the coding sequence ATGGCCGATTTCCTCCTCGAACTTCTGTCGGAAGAGATCCCGGCGCGCATGCAGGCGACTGCGCGCAACGAGCTTGCGCGCATGTTTGCCGAGTGCACCAGCGAGGCTGGGCTTGCGACGGGCGCGATCGACGTCTTCTCGACGCCGCGGCGGTTGGCGCTGATCGCCCGCGACGTCGCGGAGCAGACGCAAGCCAGCCGTGAGGAGATCAAGGGGCCGCGCACCTCGGCGCCGCCTCAAGCGCTCGACGGATTCCTGCGCAAGACCGGGCTGAGCCAGGACCAGCTTGAGGAGCGCGAGGGCGTCTATTTCGCCGTGGTGGAGCGGCCCGGACGCGGCGCCGCCGAGATCCTCGGCGAAGCGATTGCGCGGATCGTCGCCAACTTCCCCTGGCAGAAGTCCATGCGTTGGGGTGCCGGATCGATGCGCTGGGTCCGCCCACTGCATTCGATCGTCGCGATGATTGGCGAGGAGATCGTGCCGGTCGAGGTCGAGGGCGTCACGTCCGGCGCAACCACGGTGGGCCATCGCTTCCATCACCCCGGTCCGATCACGCTCGGCGGCGCTTCCGATTATCTGCAGAAACTGCGCGCCTGCCACGTCATCGTCGATCATGAGGAACGCGAGCGCATCATCCGCGACGGTGCCGACGCTGCGGCTACGGCGCGCGGGCTGACGTTGCTGGCGGACGAAGGGCTGGTGGTCGAGAATGCCGGCCTGACCGAATGGCCAGTGCCGCTGATTGGCGAGTTCGATCCTGAGTTCCTTGAAGTGCCCCGCGAGGTGATCGTCCTCACCATGCGCACCAACCAGAAATATTTCGCCTGCACCGCCAGCGACGGCGGCCTGGCCGCCGCTTTCGTGTGCGTCGCCAATATCGAGGCGAGCGATGGCGGGAAGGCGATCGTCGAAGGCAACAAGCGCGTGCTCGCCGCCCGGCTGTCGGACGCGCGCTTCTTCTGGGAGCAGGACCTTAAGGTCCCACTCGAGCAGCAAGCACAAAAGCTTAGCGGCATCGTCTTCCACGAAAAGCTCGGCACTGTCGCCGACAAGGTCGAGCGCATCGCAAAGCTCGCGCGATGGCTGGCGGAAAGTGGGGCCGTCCACGCCGATCCCGATGAGGTCGAGCGCGCGGCGCGGCTGGCGAAGGCCGACCTCGTCACCGGCATGGTTGGCGAATTCCCGGAGCTGCAGGGCGTCATCGGCGGCTATGTCGCCGAGACGCAGGGCGAGAGTTCGTCGGTCGCTGCCGCCGTTCGCGATCATTATAAACCGGCGGGGCAGGGCGACGACCCGCCCACGGCGCCGGCGACGATTGCCGTCGCCCTCGCGGACAAGCTCGACAGCATCGCTACCTTTTTCAGCGTCGGACTGAAGCCGACCGGCTCCAAGGATCCGTTCGCGCTGCGCCGCGCGGCGATCGGCTGTATCGAGATCATCACCAGCAACCGCCTTCGGCTGCCGCTTACCGAAGCGCTCCGCGGTGCGCTCGCGAACCGTGCAGGCCAGGGCAGCGACGCCGAGGCCGTTCACCGCTTGGACGGCACGGCGGTCGACCTTCTCGAATTCTTCGCCGACCGCCTCAAGGTGCAGCAGCGCGGCGCCGGCGTTCGTCACGACCTGATCGATGCGGTGTTCGCGCTCGGCGGTGAGGACGACCTTGTTCGCCTGCTCGCCCGCGTGCAGGCGCTTCAGGCCTTCGTCACGACGGGGGAGGGTGCGGACCTGCTGACCGCCTACAAGCGTGCCGCCAACATCCTCAAAAAGGAGGATTGGAGCGGGCCGCAGGTGATGAGTTCACGCGCCGAGCAGGGCATCCCGCAGACCGGTGAGGAAGACCCGCTGGTGCTCGTCGATGATCCGATCCTCGGCGACGCTATCGCTGAAATGGCCGCAGGGCATGCAGGCGCCGACCTGCCGCAGGAGCAGGCGCTGATCGATGCCCTCGACGCAGCCGAACCAAGGGCGATCGAGGCGATCCAGCAGGAGGACTTCACCGCCGCCATGGGCGCGCTGGCGCTGCTGCGGAAACCGATCGACGACTTTTTCGATCATGTGACCGTCAACGATCCCGACCCGGCCAAGCGCGAGCGCCGGCTTAACCTGCTCACCCGGTTCCGCGACGCCGTGAACCAGGTCGCGGATTTCTCCAAAATCGAAGGTTAG
- a CDS encoding type II secretion system F family protein yields the protein MQQVPSGPTILGFDVIWIATMLSAVAAFAVLLAIYAATTVKDPMARRVKALNERREQLKAGIVASTNKRKKLTNRNQAADRVRGILTQFKMLQDDQLKKTQTRLMQAGIRTKDLAFFIIFARFVLPVVLGIAAILMLYVFGFEPDWSPLRRYMTVAGILVGSYKAPDIWLKNKVTKRSNAVRKGLPDALDLLVICAEAGLTVDAAFGRVSRELGKAYPELGDEFGLTAIELGFLNERRQAFENLAERVDLEAVRGVVTTMIQTEKYGTPLASALRVLSAEFRHQRMMRAEEKAARLPAIMTVPLILFILPTLFVVILGPAACSIKDNLLNA from the coding sequence ATGCAGCAGGTCCCGAGCGGCCCCACAATCCTCGGCTTCGACGTCATCTGGATCGCGACGATGCTCAGCGCCGTCGCAGCCTTCGCCGTGCTCCTCGCCATCTACGCGGCGACCACGGTCAAGGACCCGATGGCCCGGCGCGTGAAAGCGCTGAACGAGCGGCGCGAGCAGTTGAAGGCGGGCATCGTCGCCTCGACCAACAAGCGCAAGAAGCTGACCAACCGCAACCAGGCGGCGGACCGTGTCCGCGGCATCCTGACGCAGTTCAAGATGCTGCAGGACGACCAGCTGAAGAAGACGCAGACGCGTCTGATGCAGGCCGGCATCCGGACCAAGGACCTGGCCTTCTTCATCATCTTTGCGCGCTTCGTACTGCCGGTCGTGCTCGGCATCGCCGCAATCCTGATGCTCTACGTATTCGGGTTCGAACCCGACTGGTCGCCGCTCCGCCGTTACATGACCGTCGCCGGGATCCTCGTCGGCAGCTACAAGGCACCCGACATTTGGCTGAAGAACAAGGTCACCAAGCGCAGCAACGCGGTCCGCAAGGGCCTGCCTGACGCGCTCGACCTTCTCGTCATCTGCGCCGAGGCCGGCCTGACCGTCGACGCCGCCTTCGGCCGCGTGTCGAGGGAACTCGGCAAGGCCTATCCGGAACTGGGGGACGAATTCGGCCTCACGGCCATCGAACTCGGCTTCCTCAACGAACGCCGCCAAGCCTTCGAGAATCTCGCCGAGCGCGTCGACCTGGAAGCTGTTCGCGGCGTGGTCACGACCATGATCCAGACCGAGAAGTACGGTACGCCGCTAGCGTCCGCGCTGCGGGTCCTTTCGGCCGAATTCCGCCACCAGCGGATGATGCGCGCGGAAGAAAAAGCCGCCCGCCTGCCGGCGATCATGACCGTGCCGCTGATCCTTTTCATCTTGCCGACGCTGTTCGTCGTCATCCTTGGCCCGGCCGCCTGCTCGATCAAGGACAACCTCCTCAACGCCTAA